One Watersipora subatra chromosome 4, tzWatSuba1.1, whole genome shotgun sequence genomic window carries:
- the LOC137393944 gene encoding uncharacterized protein yields the protein MPDNKAMANLSEFDNSTSVESYLERLEIYFAVNKVTGDSRQYMLLMGLKGYQYDTIRDLAAPQKPKDLTYSDLVDLVCKHFGTSKHWLVERLSFREMRQNSGENLNEYVSRLKRTARQCEFASSLDVNLVEQFLRGMRDTMLRSKLIALEESKLTDITVLLQEANAKVAIEQITPPDVKSEMNAVKRNCFSKDKQSVVIVV from the coding sequence ATGCCAGATAATAAAGCTATGGCTAATTTGTCAGAATTTGACAACTCTACGAGTGTTGAGTCATATTTGGAGCGGTTGGAGATATATTTTGCTGTGAACAAGGTTACGGGAGACTCTCGTCAGTACATGCTGCTCATGGgcttgaaaggctatcaatacGATACAATACGAGATCTGGCAGCCCCACAGAAGCCTAAGGATTTGACATACAGTGACCTAGTTGACCTTGTATGCAAGCACTTTGGTACGTCAAAGCACTGGCTGGTGGAACGACTTTCATTCAGAGAGATGAGACAGAATTCGGGTGAGAATCTCAATGAATATGTCAGCCGCTTGAAAAGGACAGCTCGCCAATGTGAGTTTGCCAGTAGTCTGGACGTCAACCTAGTGGAACAATTTCTACGTGGCATGCGGGACACAATGCTGAGGTCAAAGCTGATCGCACTTGAGGAATCAAAGCTAACTGATATTACTGTGTTATTGCAAGAAGCAAATGCCAAGGTCGCTATAGAGCAGATTACACCTCCAGATGTGAAATCTGAAATGAATGCAGTCAAGAGGAATTGTTTCAGCAAGGACAAGCAATCTGTGGTGATTGTGGTTTAG